A genomic segment from Bdellovibrio sp. ArHS encodes:
- a CDS encoding metallophosphoesterase, producing the protein MESASPEESNEIAVTVKPAPVKKIKVVVSDLHLGKGRLLDQGGINSLEEFYYGEKLVEFIHYYSSGVYRDYEVELIINGDFLNFLQCDYKGHFLSVITESVTLEILKDIVKGHANVFHALAEFASKPNNTITYIVGNHDQGMLWPACRAYLNQVIGTPIRFKNIVYFFDGVHIEHGHMHEAANRMDPKKFFLKKDLVEPILNLPFGSHFFLEVVLKIKQHYPHVDKIRPFGKMVRWSLVNETKTMIRAFFMALFYFARSAFIKDPRRHYPLKRIIKVIAESAIFPDLSESARKILHDDRVHTVVFGHTHVYQYRQWSENKEYFNSGTWTEITSLDIVSLGKITKLTYVLIEYPEDGGRPRGRLKEWKGYHRIEEDVAIS; encoded by the coding sequence ATGGAATCTGCTTCCCCAGAAGAGAGCAACGAGATCGCCGTCACGGTGAAGCCCGCTCCTGTTAAAAAGATCAAAGTTGTTGTCAGCGACCTCCATCTGGGGAAAGGTCGCCTTTTGGATCAAGGCGGAATCAATTCTTTAGAAGAATTTTATTATGGGGAAAAGTTGGTGGAGTTCATTCACTACTATTCATCCGGTGTCTATCGCGATTATGAAGTTGAACTGATCATCAATGGTGATTTTCTTAATTTTCTGCAGTGTGATTACAAAGGTCATTTTCTGTCGGTCATCACCGAATCAGTAACTTTAGAAATTTTGAAAGACATTGTGAAGGGCCATGCCAATGTTTTCCATGCTTTGGCAGAGTTCGCCTCCAAACCCAATAACACCATTACTTACATCGTCGGAAATCATGATCAAGGAATGTTGTGGCCCGCATGCCGCGCCTATCTTAATCAGGTGATCGGCACGCCAATCCGTTTTAAGAATATTGTCTATTTCTTTGATGGTGTGCATATCGAACATGGTCATATGCATGAAGCGGCCAATCGCATGGACCCCAAAAAGTTCTTCCTAAAGAAGGACCTGGTGGAACCCATTCTGAATCTGCCCTTCGGATCGCATTTCTTTTTGGAAGTCGTGTTGAAGATCAAGCAGCACTATCCCCATGTGGACAAGATCCGTCCTTTTGGAAAAATGGTGCGTTGGTCTTTAGTAAATGAAACCAAAACGATGATTCGCGCTTTTTTCATGGCGCTGTTTTATTTTGCACGCAGCGCCTTCATTAAAGACCCTCGACGGCATTATCCCTTGAAGCGCATCATCAAAGTGATCGCTGAAAGTGCTATTTTTCCTGATCTCAGTGAGTCGGCGCGTAAAATCCTTCATGATGATCGCGTGCATACGGTTGTTTTTGGACACACCCACGTTTATCAGTATCGTCAGTGGTCCGAGAACAAAGAATATTTTAACTCAGGGACATGGACGGAGATCACATCTTTGGATATTGTGTCCCTAGGCAAAATCACAAAACTCACTTATGTACTGATTGAGTATCCTGAAGACGGCGGGCGTCCGCGCGGTCGCTTAAAAGAGTGGAAAGGATACCACCGTATCGAAGAAGACGTTGCGATTTCTTAG
- a CDS encoding diguanylate cyclase: MAHNDDSSNDNLEKTSIVASDTFRGRLKEADEVPPAIVVLIGPPGYVGKQYPITANDIVIGRSVESQVYIDDKSLSRSHAKFAVNGSEVSVIDLGSTNKTIVNGQVIPPLASCLLKNNDQIKTGNVIFKFLEKGSIEAMTNAAMYERAQKDALTGAHSKGALLEKGPEAMKRSEVLNEPLSLVTFDIDHFKKINDSYGHPGGDYVLKELCRIVITKLIRSNDFFARYGGEEFVLLLSGSPAKTAGEVGERIRQTIETHEFVFENKKIPVTISVGVATKLPQETEWTQIYDRADKALYQSKQGGRNKVTIAP; this comes from the coding sequence ATGGCTCACAACGATGATTCTTCCAATGACAACTTAGAAAAAACCAGTATTGTCGCCAGTGACACTTTTCGTGGCCGCCTGAAAGAGGCAGACGAAGTTCCACCGGCGATTGTTGTTTTGATTGGTCCTCCGGGATACGTGGGAAAACAGTATCCCATCACTGCGAATGACATCGTGATCGGTCGATCCGTGGAAAGCCAAGTTTATATTGATGATAAAAGTTTAAGTCGTTCACATGCGAAGTTTGCTGTCAATGGCAGTGAAGTTTCAGTTATCGATCTGGGTTCCACGAACAAAACAATCGTGAACGGTCAGGTGATTCCGCCGTTGGCATCCTGCCTTCTTAAAAACAATGATCAAATTAAAACGGGCAATGTGATTTTCAAGTTCCTGGAAAAAGGAAGTATTGAAGCGATGACGAACGCGGCCATGTATGAGCGGGCTCAGAAGGATGCATTGACAGGGGCTCACTCCAAAGGCGCCTTGCTTGAAAAAGGCCCCGAAGCCATGAAGCGGTCCGAAGTTTTGAATGAACCTCTCAGTCTTGTGACCTTCGATATTGATCACTTCAAGAAAATTAACGACAGTTATGGCCATCCTGGCGGCGACTATGTTCTTAAAGAGCTTTGTCGGATCGTCATTACCAAGTTGATTCGTTCAAATGACTTTTTTGCACGTTATGGTGGCGAAGAGTTCGTTCTTCTTTTGTCAGGCTCTCCGGCAAAAACGGCGGGGGAAGTCGGCGAGCGCATTCGTCAGACGATTGAAACGCATGAGTTCGTTTTTGAAAATAAAAAAATCCCCGTAACGATTTCCGTAGGCGTGGCCACTAAACTTCCGCAAGAGACAGAGTGGACGCAAATCTACGACCGTGCGGATAAAGCCCTGTATCAGTCCAAACAGGGCGGTCGCAATAAAGTGACCATTGCTCCATAG
- a CDS encoding sigma-70 family RNA polymerase sigma factor, with the protein MERDLLVSDLELVEKVKFGDRRSFSELVKRHQRSVLRLSLRFVKDMDTAEDVTQEAFIKAYEKLNSFEGRASFKSWLFQIAVNTARNKIREWKRETVDIDDVQLAVEAEAETTLVHTAVADILQQEVEKLPFKQKTALVLRVYEDLSFNEIADIMECPYDTAKANYRHALLKLRQTFEQKEELKNWTEEVGGFFMEVNQRFAEAEG; encoded by the coding sequence ATGGAGAGAGATCTTTTAGTATCGGATCTTGAACTGGTTGAAAAAGTAAAGTTTGGCGACAGACGTTCTTTTTCCGAACTCGTGAAACGACATCAAAGAAGTGTGCTGCGGCTGAGTTTGAGGTTTGTGAAGGACATGGACACGGCGGAGGATGTGACGCAAGAAGCGTTCATCAAAGCTTACGAGAAGTTGAACTCCTTTGAGGGCAGGGCTTCTTTTAAGAGCTGGTTGTTTCAGATTGCTGTGAATACGGCGCGAAACAAAATCCGCGAGTGGAAAAGAGAAACCGTCGATATAGATGATGTGCAGCTTGCTGTTGAGGCAGAAGCTGAAACAACTCTGGTGCACACGGCGGTGGCTGACATCCTTCAGCAAGAGGTGGAGAAGTTACCCTTCAAACAAAAAACAGCTTTGGTTCTTCGGGTTTACGAAGATCTTAGCTTTAACGAGATTGCCGATATTATGGAGTGTCCTTATGACACTGCGAAGGCGAATTACCGCCACGCTCTCCTTAAACTTCGTCAAACTTTTGAGCAAAAAGAAGAACTCAAAAATTGGACGGAAGAAGTAGGCGGTTTCTTTATGGAAGTGAATCAACGTTTTGCGGAAGCAGAAGGATAG
- a CDS encoding aminopeptidase: MGYLMKSGVGQMKLLGSRVPLDEALKDPQLDELKKNKLRLAQEARLFAEQSLHLTATKNYTSYVELGRPYVTYVVSAAPRWELKHYQWSYPFMGKMPYKGFFNESDAQELESELQEEDLDTYLRGVSAYSTLGWFNDPILSSMLRYDDYTLVNTIIHETVHATLYIKNSADFNERLATFLGNKGAEQFYLKREGPESPTLKEIQKENADSKTFSKFITAELKELELWYKNLPASQRDEARRQKRIHEIQDKFAKNIQPQLLTDHYAKFPELKLNNARLLVYKTYMQDLSDFETLYELLDSNYARFIETCKSLEKSKDPNQGLKDLIGSLSKHP, encoded by the coding sequence ATGGGTTATCTTATGAAGTCCGGAGTGGGACAGATGAAGCTTCTTGGCAGTCGCGTCCCCTTGGACGAAGCGCTGAAAGACCCGCAGTTGGATGAGCTTAAAAAGAATAAGCTGCGTCTAGCACAGGAAGCCCGTTTATTTGCCGAGCAAAGTTTGCATCTGACCGCGACAAAAAACTATACATCCTATGTGGAGCTGGGCCGCCCCTATGTCACGTATGTCGTCAGCGCAGCGCCACGCTGGGAACTTAAACACTATCAGTGGTCTTACCCTTTTATGGGAAAAATGCCGTACAAAGGATTTTTCAACGAAAGTGATGCGCAAGAACTTGAATCTGAGCTTCAGGAAGAGGACCTAGACACCTACCTTCGCGGTGTTTCAGCCTACAGCACTTTGGGGTGGTTCAACGATCCCATTTTAAGCTCAATGCTTCGTTATGACGACTACACCCTAGTGAATACGATTATTCATGAAACGGTTCATGCCACTTTGTATATTAAAAACTCGGCAGACTTCAATGAGCGTCTTGCCACTTTTTTAGGAAACAAAGGTGCGGAGCAGTTTTATCTTAAGCGTGAGGGTCCCGAATCTCCGACTTTAAAAGAGATTCAAAAGGAAAATGCCGACAGCAAAACCTTCTCAAAATTCATCACTGCAGAGCTGAAAGAGCTTGAACTCTGGTATAAAAATCTTCCGGCATCGCAAAGAGACGAGGCGCGACGCCAAAAACGCATTCACGAAATCCAGGACAAGTTTGCTAAAAATATTCAGCCACAGTTATTGACTGATCATTATGCCAAGTTTCCGGAACTGAAGTTAAACAATGCTCGCCTGCTAGTTTATAAAACCTATATGCAGGATCTCAGTGACTTTGAAACATTATACGAGCTTCTCGACTCGAATTACGCGCGTTTCATCGAAACCTGCAAATCCCTGGAAAAATCAAAGGATCCCAACCAAGGATTGAAAGACCTGATTGGCTCTTTGAGTAAACACCCCTAG
- a CDS encoding outer membrane beta-barrel protein has translation MKKIFSVFALAVFLSSVPAHALYTELGLSYGRKTTTFDENNSFDSESITGSVSIYFLERLALELSYTDARGLREEKANSADPQRTTTQKSQIMGADLILVFADKKSLFQPYIKGGGAQISRYQEVKIEGQDSYTIEPEKATVPSYGAGLKIQMTETFGIKLSYDVWKTPIGGGLQTDDSSVRAGVTWVL, from the coding sequence ATGAAAAAAATATTTTCAGTTTTCGCTTTGGCCGTTTTTTTATCGTCCGTTCCCGCTCACGCTCTTTACACGGAATTGGGCCTTTCTTATGGCAGAAAAACCACCACATTTGATGAAAACAATTCTTTCGATTCGGAATCCATCACCGGCTCTGTTTCCATTTATTTTCTGGAAAGACTGGCGTTGGAGTTGAGCTATACCGATGCCCGAGGCCTGCGCGAAGAAAAGGCCAACTCGGCAGATCCCCAAAGAACCACCACCCAGAAATCGCAAATTATGGGTGCCGATCTGATTCTGGTTTTTGCAGATAAAAAATCTTTGTTCCAGCCTTATATCAAAGGCGGCGGCGCCCAAATCAGCCGCTATCAGGAAGTCAAAATTGAAGGCCAAGATTCTTACACTATCGAGCCGGAAAAAGCGACGGTGCCCAGCTATGGCGCAGGTTTAAAAATCCAAATGACTGAAACCTTCGGCATCAAGCTTAGCTATGACGTGTGGAAAACACCGATAGGTGGGGGTCTCCAAACCGACGACTCTTCTGTTCGTGCAGGCGTCACTTGGGTGCTTTAA
- a CDS encoding energy transducer TonB, with translation MPVIRAVFISILVHCLLMGTVMWIAPHFQTPEPQTIEVELTPEAQIFQALKPKEQQIVRQALVPEKMKVPDDDTLAKFLSEQKQRVREQTRAAQSGMTANRSNQTTVPEPKKTTSSASTPNHSSPARPSMDKEGFKEVDISKDLQEMNRFNEGMSTIGESMPNDVKVGSFTALNTDRYLFYTFYARMEELIRYRWESRVQQAIDRFDRLTLVNAGNRNWVTHIEFILDKNGFLRQSLIMKSSGIPAFDAAAVNAFRDAKVFPNPPPEMVQEDGFIHVKFSFTVNYAPPVLVNRN, from the coding sequence ATGCCTGTGATCCGCGCTGTCTTTATCAGTATCTTAGTTCACTGCCTCTTGATGGGGACGGTGATGTGGATTGCTCCCCACTTTCAGACCCCTGAACCGCAAACCATTGAAGTGGAGCTAACCCCCGAGGCTCAGATTTTTCAGGCTTTAAAGCCGAAGGAACAACAGATCGTTCGCCAGGCCCTGGTCCCCGAAAAAATGAAAGTTCCTGACGACGACACCTTGGCGAAATTCCTGTCGGAACAAAAACAACGTGTTCGCGAACAAACTCGCGCGGCGCAATCAGGTATGACTGCCAATCGCAGCAATCAAACCACAGTGCCTGAACCGAAAAAAACGACTTCGTCGGCATCGACCCCCAACCATTCTTCACCGGCCCGCCCGAGTATGGATAAAGAGGGCTTTAAAGAAGTCGACATCAGCAAAGATCTGCAAGAGATGAATCGCTTCAACGAAGGCATGTCGACCATCGGTGAATCCATGCCGAATGATGTAAAAGTGGGGTCCTTCACTGCCCTGAATACTGATCGCTATCTTTTCTATACCTTTTATGCGCGCATGGAGGAGTTGATTCGCTATCGCTGGGAAAGTCGCGTGCAGCAGGCGATCGATCGTTTTGACCGCTTAACGCTGGTCAACGCCGGCAATCGTAATTGGGTGACTCATATTGAATTCATTCTGGATAAAAACGGTTTTCTGCGTCAGTCCTTGATCATGAAAAGTTCGGGAATTCCTGCTTTTGATGCGGCGGCCGTCAATGCCTTTCGTGACGCTAAGGTCTTCCCCAATCCACCGCCCGAGATGGTGCAAGAAGATGGCTTTATTCACGTCAAATTTTCCTTCACGGTGAACTATGCACCACCAGTTTTAGTAAATCGAAATTAA
- a CDS encoding PilZ domain-containing protein yields the protein MGKVLDITPRLRVQNSLENTKLEARAEVLDITEARQEILSRDRRDVKRTILTEFVGAFVVLPEKGLLKAALYDISENGMAFDLELTEGGFSQGEEVAMRVYLNHSTYFPFTIRVTNSRAIEDEGVVRHGANFVKGTMNDVALHHFVKFIENVSASLKTDSGDVLVSHIS from the coding sequence ATGGGTAAGGTTCTCGATATTACGCCGCGCCTAAGAGTTCAAAATTCTTTAGAAAATACAAAATTAGAAGCGCGCGCGGAGGTCCTTGATATTACTGAGGCTCGTCAAGAAATTTTGAGCCGTGATCGTCGTGATGTGAAGCGTACGATTCTGACTGAGTTCGTGGGGGCTTTTGTTGTCCTTCCTGAAAAAGGTCTTTTAAAAGCAGCTTTGTACGATATCTCTGAAAACGGGATGGCGTTTGATTTGGAACTGACCGAGGGCGGCTTCTCTCAAGGTGAGGAAGTGGCTATGCGTGTGTACTTGAATCATTCGACATATTTCCCATTCACGATTCGTGTAACAAACAGTCGCGCCATCGAAGATGAAGGTGTGGTTCGTCACGGTGCTAACTTTGTGAAGGGCACAATGAATGATGTCGCACTTCATCATTTTGTGAAGTTCATCGAAAACGTCAGTGCCAGTCTGAAAACTGACTCCGGGGATGTTCTCGTTTCCCACATTTCTTAA
- a CDS encoding PhoH family protein, which produces MSLSKAKRRKIVVDTNVILFDAQAILRFGEADVHIPISVIEEVDKFKRDQGENGRNARQFSRFIDVLRAKGSLASGVQIDNSETMVYINTDLMLAGMPSELDHQKADNRILNTALALQKQHPRYKVELISKDINLRIKADVYGVVAKDYETNDINRDDLYEGYQEIMVSPEQIDAFYKEKRFITDVKLYANQYVIMKDSANPNHSAIGRFSASEKAIVPLMQAADSIWGIHARNVEQAFALDCLLNDEIMFISLVGKAGTGKTLMAIAAGLHKTLDQGQFQRLLVSRPIFPMGRDIGYLPGDIEQKLNPWMQPIFDNVEFLMGADKKAAGRAQELINQGMLNIEPLTYIRGRSIPKQYLIVDEAQNLTPHEIKTIVTRAGRGTKVVLTGDVYQIDNPYVDSANSGLTYAVERFKGQPIAAHVTLTKGERSELAELAANIL; this is translated from the coding sequence ATGTCCTTGAGTAAAGCTAAACGCAGAAAAATTGTTGTCGACACGAATGTCATTCTTTTCGATGCTCAGGCTATCCTGCGATTCGGCGAGGCCGATGTTCACATTCCCATCTCTGTCATCGAAGAGGTGGATAAGTTCAAAAGAGACCAAGGCGAAAACGGGCGCAATGCGCGTCAGTTCAGCCGTTTCATCGACGTGCTTCGGGCAAAAGGTTCTTTGGCCAGCGGCGTACAAATCGATAACTCTGAAACCATGGTCTACATCAATACGGATTTGATGTTGGCGGGGATGCCTTCTGAACTCGATCATCAAAAGGCAGACAATCGTATTTTGAATACGGCGTTGGCTTTGCAAAAACAGCATCCGCGCTACAAAGTGGAGCTGATCTCCAAAGACATCAACTTGCGTATCAAGGCTGACGTTTACGGCGTGGTCGCCAAGGACTATGAAACAAATGATATCAATCGCGATGATCTTTACGAAGGTTATCAGGAAATCATGGTTTCGCCGGAGCAGATCGACGCCTTCTATAAAGAAAAACGTTTTATCACGGATGTGAAGCTTTATGCGAATCAGTACGTGATCATGAAGGATTCCGCGAATCCGAATCATTCTGCGATCGGGCGTTTTAGCGCGAGTGAAAAAGCCATTGTGCCCCTGATGCAGGCGGCAGATTCTATCTGGGGAATCCATGCCCGCAACGTCGAGCAGGCCTTTGCTTTGGACTGTTTGTTGAATGATGAAATTATGTTCATTTCATTGGTGGGAAAAGCAGGGACCGGGAAAACTTTGATGGCGATCGCCGCAGGTCTTCACAAGACTTTGGATCAAGGTCAATTCCAGCGTCTGTTGGTGTCTCGTCCGATCTTCCCGATGGGGCGTGACATTGGTTATTTGCCAGGTGACATTGAGCAAAAATTAAATCCCTGGATGCAGCCCATCTTTGATAACGTTGAATTCTTGATGGGTGCGGACAAAAAAGCGGCAGGCCGAGCGCAAGAGCTCATTAATCAGGGTATGCTGAATATTGAGCCTTTAACTTACATTCGCGGTCGCAGCATTCCGAAGCAATACCTTATTGTTGACGAAGCACAAAACTTGACTCCGCATGAAATCAAGACGATCGTTACGCGTGCTGGTCGTGGGACGAAAGTGGTTCTCACGGGCGACGTTTATCAGATCGACAATCCTTACGTGGATTCTGCGAACAGCGGTTTGACGTATGCGGTTGAGAGATTCAAGGGCCAACCCATTGCCGCTCATGTCACTTTGACCAAGGGTGAAAGATCTGAGCTGGCTGAGCTGGCAGCGAATATTTTGTAG
- a CDS encoding MaoC family dehydratase, whose product MTDTAASVDVGYTASFTVQVTDKMVHQFADLSGDRNPIHLDDEYASKTRFGRRIAHGMIVGALISRALVDGIGGGGIYLGQSLKFVNPVFIDDTVVITIKITGIRKEKGIATVETNATKLNGDVVVKGEAVIMMSRPA is encoded by the coding sequence ATGACAGATACGGCAGCATCAGTGGATGTAGGATATACGGCTTCTTTCACCGTTCAGGTGACAGACAAAATGGTTCACCAATTTGCGGATCTTTCCGGAGACCGCAATCCTATTCATTTGGATGATGAGTACGCATCGAAAACAAGATTCGGGCGCCGTATTGCGCATGGAATGATCGTAGGGGCTTTGATTTCCAGAGCCCTTGTTGATGGTATCGGTGGCGGCGGTATTTACTTGGGTCAATCTTTGAAATTTGTGAATCCAGTGTTCATTGATGACACGGTTGTGATCACCATTAAGATCACCGGTATTCGCAAAGAAAAAGGAATTGCCACGGTTGAAACCAATGCCACCAAATTGAATGGCGACGTCGTGGTGAAGGGTGAAGCCGTCATCATGATGAGCCGACCTGCTTAA
- a CDS encoding BLUF domain-containing protein yields MGPVFQLVYLSQAAEDISYSDIQDILEVSRNNNKMDEVTGVLIFRDGHFLQLLEGREQDVKKVLSKILMDDRNHSIRVLIETTTEARLFSNWTMAFYDGDISSNETEDLIELFDTCLKGNRRTMIIPMLKKFQASAPAPQ; encoded by the coding sequence ATGGGACCCGTATTCCAACTGGTTTATTTAAGTCAGGCTGCCGAGGATATCAGCTATTCTGATATTCAGGATATCCTCGAAGTCTCACGCAATAATAACAAGATGGATGAAGTCACAGGTGTTCTGATTTTTCGCGACGGCCATTTCTTGCAGCTCCTGGAAGGACGCGAACAAGACGTCAAAAAAGTTCTTAGTAAAATTTTGATGGATGATCGAAACCACTCCATTCGTGTGCTTATTGAAACAACGACGGAAGCGCGGTTGTTTTCCAATTGGACCATGGCCTTTTACGATGGTGACATCTCATCAAATGAAACAGAAGACTTGATCGAGCTTTTTGATACATGTCTGAAGGGAAATCGTCGCACAATGATTATCCCCATGCTAAAAAAGTTCCAGGCTTCCGCCCCCGCCCCTCAATAA
- a CDS encoding DoxX family protein produces MKNFMMRLLAAKNYNTNLDDVALAILRVFIGFTMAFAHGLAKLPPNEMLIGGVSSMGFPAPELFAWLAALAEFAGGIFLAIGLLTRPAALMVIITMLVAVFGAHGADPFQKKEMALLYLFTAFFFMLHGAGRWSVDHFITKRK; encoded by the coding sequence ATGAAAAACTTTATGATGCGACTTCTTGCCGCAAAGAACTACAATACGAACCTGGATGACGTGGCATTGGCTATCTTGCGCGTGTTTATCGGTTTCACGATGGCGTTTGCGCACGGTTTGGCAAAACTTCCGCCCAACGAAATGTTGATCGGTGGTGTTTCTAGCATGGGCTTTCCTGCACCAGAACTTTTTGCCTGGTTGGCTGCTTTGGCCGAATTTGCCGGCGGTATTTTCTTGGCGATTGGACTTCTGACTCGCCCGGCAGCATTGATGGTCATCATCACGATGCTTGTCGCTGTCTTCGGTGCACATGGAGCGGATCCTTTTCAGAAAAAAGAGATGGCTTTGTTATATCTTTTCACGGCTTTTTTCTTCATGCTTCACGGCGCAGGACGCTGGTCTGTGGATCACTTTATCACTAAAAGAAAATAG
- the lipB gene encoding lipoyl(octanoyl) transferase LipB → MAQKGMSVLQFQDWGLISYEEALKKQLSLVEKVSKDNLPGYLIFCTHPPVVTLGRSTKPGDVFAWKGQQVEVTRGGRATYHGPSQLVIYPIVNLNQMRKGRKERDIVPFLRVFEEGLVDVLKSYGLENVEGRSLTDDTGVWIGSRKVASVGVGIRQWVSFHGAAINMTHDAQAFQGLNPCGFPPETMISLEEVLKRPVNLEDFKEKLKLKLLDIL, encoded by the coding sequence GTGGCACAAAAAGGTATGTCGGTGTTGCAGTTCCAGGATTGGGGCCTGATCAGTTATGAAGAGGCTTTAAAAAAGCAGTTAAGCTTGGTCGAGAAGGTTTCGAAAGACAATCTTCCTGGCTATCTTATATTTTGCACTCATCCCCCTGTTGTAACATTGGGCCGCTCGACAAAGCCTGGTGACGTGTTTGCCTGGAAAGGACAGCAAGTCGAAGTGACTCGGGGCGGACGCGCGACTTATCATGGTCCAAGCCAGCTCGTTATTTACCCGATAGTAAATCTGAATCAAATGCGCAAAGGCCGCAAAGAGCGTGACATTGTCCCTTTTCTTCGTGTTTTCGAGGAAGGCCTGGTCGATGTTTTAAAATCCTATGGCCTTGAAAACGTCGAAGGACGTTCTCTCACAGACGACACCGGCGTATGGATTGGCTCCAGAAAGGTGGCTTCCGTGGGCGTCGGCATTCGCCAATGGGTGAGCTTTCATGGGGCCGCCATCAACATGACCCACGATGCACAGGCCTTCCAGGGATTAAACCCTTGTGGCTTTCCTCCGGAAACAATGATCAGTCTGGAAGAAGTACTAAAGCGCCCTGTGAATCTGGAAGATTTTAAAGAAAAACTGAAATTGAAGCTTCTGGATATTTTGTAA
- a CDS encoding lytic transglycosylase domain-containing protein, whose translation MKKIIKAVSKRSTRHVVGSLLTMTLVIGLFNSASFPEVVEQMKKIQKMILDGVVFSHDPDIVYNREEILNDYQNRISDEFSIPGNLRDRVGFWFDIYTRYDSNKKVVHHALYPWIVFKVIDISHIINAETPKARWMRNLKADDFVDEEIKKIKQAMKALADGQNVDQENSYQVAIAKAFAKVDGPLQENAQEALRNIRSQTGQKNFFAEGIEVSPLYLSGMEEIFRNHNLPVELTRIPFVESSFNRHAVSKVGASGIWQFMDYTGKSFMTVNDHIDERNSPFKATEAAARLLKENHMILKRSWPMAVTAWNHGPSGIRRAAKAANSEDLGVIVANYQSKTFDFASSNFYCEFLAALYAEKYHEQIYKDLQYEKTLDLHTVKLARAISAKELLRRSGLAKEDFVMYNPDLKKALERNVAIPSGFSLMVDTPARLVLKSLLTKDTRAVKDTKITQNDDFESTSAVSKN comes from the coding sequence ATGAAAAAAATTATCAAAGCCGTCTCAAAAAGAAGCACCCGTCATGTCGTGGGGTCCCTGTTGACGATGACTTTGGTGATCGGACTATTTAACTCGGCCAGCTTTCCTGAAGTGGTCGAACAGATGAAAAAGATCCAAAAAATGATTTTGGATGGCGTCGTATTTTCACATGATCCAGATATCGTCTATAACCGTGAAGAAATTTTGAACGACTATCAAAACCGTATCAGCGATGAGTTCTCAATTCCGGGCAATCTGCGTGATCGCGTGGGCTTCTGGTTTGATATTTACACCCGCTACGACTCGAATAAAAAAGTGGTGCATCACGCTCTGTATCCCTGGATTGTTTTTAAGGTGATTGATATTTCCCATATCATCAATGCAGAGACCCCCAAGGCCCGTTGGATGCGCAATCTGAAGGCCGATGACTTCGTCGACGAAGAAATTAAGAAAATCAAACAAGCCATGAAAGCCTTGGCGGACGGTCAAAACGTCGACCAGGAAAATTCATATCAAGTCGCGATTGCCAAGGCCTTTGCAAAGGTTGATGGCCCTTTGCAGGAAAATGCGCAAGAAGCCTTAAGAAACATTCGTTCACAAACAGGCCAAAAGAACTTCTTTGCGGAAGGCATTGAAGTCAGTCCGCTGTATTTAAGTGGAATGGAAGAAATCTTCCGCAATCACAATCTTCCCGTGGAATTGACACGCATTCCGTTCGTGGAAAGCAGCTTCAACCGCCATGCGGTCAGCAAAGTCGGCGCTTCCGGCATCTGGCAGTTCATGGACTATACTGGCAAAAGTTTTATGACCGTGAATGATCATATCGACGAAAGAAATTCTCCGTTTAAAGCCACCGAAGCTGCAGCTCGTTTGCTTAAAGAAAATCATATGATTTTAAAACGCTCTTGGCCGATGGCCGTCACGGCCTGGAATCATGGACCGTCAGGAATTCGCCGTGCAGCGAAAGCGGCCAATAGCGAAGATCTTGGTGTGATTGTCGCTAACTACCAATCTAAAACTTTCGACTTCGCTTCTTCTAATTTCTACTGCGAATTCTTAGCAGCCCTTTATGCCGAAAAGTATCATGAACAAATCTACAAGGATCTTCAGTATGAAAAGACTTTGGATCTGCACACAGTAAAGCTGGCGCGGGCGATCTCTGCGAAAGAACTTCTTCGTCGCAGCGGCTTGGCTAAAGAAGATTTTGTTATGTACAATCCAGATTTGAAGAAAGCCCTGGAAAGAAATGTCGCCATCCCTTCCGGCTTCAGCTTGATGGTGGACACACCAGCCCGCCTCGTTTTAAAAAGCCTTCTTACGAAGGATACCCGGGCTGTTAAAGATACTAAAATCACTCAAAATGATGATTTCGAATCGACCTCCGCCGTCAGCAAAAACTAA